The Chordicoccus furentiruminis DNA window GCCGTGGAGGACGAGGATCTGATGCGGGCGGATTTTGTCATCGCGGCGACGGACGACCGGGCGCTGAACCGTCATATCGCCGCTGTCTGCCGGGAAGGGCGGATCCCTGTCAATGTGGCGGATGACCCGGAGCTCTGCACGTTCATCTTTCCCGCGATCGTAAAGAGAGGCGATCTGACCGTCGGAATCTCGACGGCAGGCGCTTCGCCGGCTTACGCATGGCAGCTCCGCCGTGAGATCGAGTCGATACTTCCGGATCATATCGGGGGGATTCTGGAAAGGATGAGCCGTCTGCGCCGGACGGTCCCGGAGCGGATACCGGATCAGAAGAAGCGGGCTGTCTGCTACCGTGAGGCGCTGGCGCTCCTGGTTCGGACCGATAACGGTGCGGATGATGAAGCGTTGGAGGCGATCATACGGCGCTGCGTGAGCGGGCCGGATAGGGACGAATTGAAGGAGAACAGATGAAGAAGAACTGGACGAGGCCGCTGACGATCGCGACAAGAGGAAGCCGTCTGGCACTGGTTCAGGCGGAACTGGTGAAAAAGGCGCTGGAGGCTGTCGTGCCGGAGGTGAAAATCCTCACTGTCACCACGAAAGGGGACCGGGACAGGATCAGCGCACTGGTGAAGATCGGCGGAGACGGACTGTTCGTCCGCGGCGTCGAACGTGAGCTTCTGGAGGGAAGGGCGGATCTTGCCGTTCACTGCGGGAAGGATCTGCCTTTTGAGATCAGCGACGGGCTGACGATCGCCGGCGTGCCCAGAGCGGCGGATGCAAGGGATATGCTCCTGATGACGGAGGAGACGGCGCGGCGCGGCGGCCCGTCCCGGATCGGGACGGGCAGTCCGCGCCGTGTGACGGAGCTTGCCCGCCTTTATCCGGACGCGGAGACGATCGGTATACGTGGCAATATCACAACCCGTCTCGAGCGGCTCCGTGACGGAACCTGCGACGGACTGATTCTGGCGAAGGCGGGCGTTGACCGCCTGCACCCGGATCTGACCGGGCTTACGGCGAGAGTTTTTGATTTTGACGAGATGATTCCGGCCGCGTGCCAGGGCATTCTCGCTCTCGAGTGCCGGGAAGAGGACCGGGAGCTGGCGGAGCTTCTCGAGTCGCTCTCGGATCCGGAAACGGAAGAGAGATTCCGCATTGAGCGGCGTATTTTCAGAAGGCTGCGCGCGGACTGCACGAAACCGGTCGGCATCCATGCCGGACTACGGGAAGGCAGGGTGGAACTCGATCTCTACCTGAACGGACACCGCACGCATCTTACGGCGGAGCACGGACAGGAGGACCGGCTGACCGAAGCGGCTGCCCGCGCGCTGCTCGGGCATGTGACGCTGGTCGGCGCGGGCTGCGGCCGGGGGCTGATCACCGAGCAGGGGATCCGTGCCGTCCGGCGGGCGGATGTGCTGGTTTACGACGCGCTGATGGATGAGGCGCTTTTATCCGAGACAAAGGCGGGATGCGAACGGATCTACGCCGGAAAGAGAGCGGGGTCTCATTACCGCTCTCAGGATGAGATCAACCGGCTGCTGATCGACAAGGCGTCCGGGGGGCGCGAGGTCGTCCGGCTGAAGGGCGGTGACAGCTTTGTCTTCGGCCGCGGCGGCGAGGAGATAAAAGCGCTTCATGAGGCCGGCATCGCCTGCTCCGTCATCCCGGGCGTCACCTCCGCGGTGGCGGTCCCGGAATCCTTCGGCCTGCCGGTGACGGAGCGCGGCATCGCCCGGTCCTTCACCGTGATCACCGGCCACACGGCCGCCGGAACCGAGGACGGAGCCGATGAGGAGGATTACGGAGCCCTCGCGCGCCTCAGAGGGACGCTGGTCTTTCTGATGGCGCGTGGAAGCCTTGGCCGTATCACGTCCCGTCTGATCGAAGAAGGCAAAAAACCCGGAACGCCGGCGTCTGTGCTGTCATCCGGCTTTACGGCATCGGCGGAGCGCATCGACGGAACACTGGAAAATATCGCGGAAAAGGCAGCCGAAGCGCCGACGCCGGTCATCCTGGTCGTCGGAGAAACCGCCGGACTTCATCTTCCAGTGGAGGACCCGGAGGAAGCCGGAGTGCTGGCCTCGGAGGAGACGGAGAAGACGGGACTCTTTTCCGCCGGTGTGACGGTCGCCGGAACGCCGCATATCGTCAGCAAGATGAGCGATGCACTCGCGGCCAGAGGAATCCGGGCCGTGCCCGGCGTCTCGCTCCGGGCCGTGCCGGATCCGGAGCAGGTGCCGGATACCTTCGCGGAAGGATCGTGGGTTGTCTTCACCAGCGCCAACGGAGTGGATGTCTGCTTTGACGAGCTCCGGAGGAGGGGGACGGATCTCCGGTGCTTTGCCGGCGTGAGATTTGCGGTGATCGGCGAAGGCACGGAGGAAGCGCTTCTTGAGAGAGGCTTTCGTGCGGATTTCCGACCGTCCGTCTTCACGGGAAAGTGTCTCGGGCGCGAGCTGGCGGAAAGGATTCTGAAAGAAAAGGACGGAGAGGTGGACCGTCCGGCGCCGGTTGTTCTGCTGCGCGCTGACCGTGCCTCGAAGACGCTGCCGGCGGAGCTGGCCGCCTCCGGCGTCTCATTTGAGGACAGGCCAGTCTACTCGCTTTGTCCGGTGAGTCCGGACGGAGCGGTCCGGACGTGGGATGAGAGGACGGAGGATAAAAAGACGGTATGCCGTACAGGCACAGCCGTTTTTCTGAGCGCGCTGGGCGCGAAGGCTTATCTGATGGATCACGGGCTGTCTGCAGAAACGGCTCTATATGCGATCGGCCCGGTGACGGCTGAGAAGGTACGCTCGATGACGGGACGCGTTCCGCGCACACCCGGGGAGTACACAGTCGAAGCGCTGGCCGACCTGATCGCATCGGACCGGAAGAATTAAGAAAAGAAAAACCGGGCCTTGAAGGTCCGGTTTTCTTTATTACGCGGATAGAGTAAAAAAACCGCCGCGCAGGATCGGATCCGAACCGGACCGCAGATCGGATTACGCGAAATCCGTATTCTGCGGCGGATCGTCTTCCCGTACGGCAGCTCTTCGCCTCCGGGCAGTCAGCCAGGACGGCATACGAGGATCAGAGATCCTCGCCTTCTCCGGCTTCCTCCTCGAATTCCTGCTCATCCAGCATCTCGTCAAAGGCGTCGGCGGCCGTTTCGTACTCGTCGTCCTCCTCGATGTTCTCGATTTCGGGATCCTCGTCCTCGCCGTGATCAATATAGCGGTAGATCAGGACATCGCTGTCCTCCTCGGGCTCGCCGTTTTCATCCATCGGGAGCAGCGCGATGTAATCCCGGCCTCCCGCGGGATAGATCGCGAGGATCATGCATTCCACTTCGGAATCGTCCTCCAGTGTCAGTGTGACGGTGCCGAGGTCATCATCCATCTCAAGGTCATCATCTTTTTCAAAATCTGCCATTTTCGGGCCCTCCGTACAGACGGTTTTTTTATCGTTCCGGATCCGGCGGCCGGCTGCGCGCCGTCCGGGATCAGTCAGGATCCGGATAGTCAGTTCCACCATAGCAGAAGCCGGTACAAAAAGCAAGAAGTAAGAAACAGATGAAATCCGGAGGCGGATGCGATATAATGGAAGCCAATGTTACAGAGCGCGGCAGGAGAAAACAGGCGAAACGGAGGAGAGACGGATGGCCGGAACAGGATCGAAAGCGGTGTTGAGAGCGGGGAATCCGGAATGGTTCGGCGCGAGAAAGGCGGAAGGCGGAGTTAATTTCACCATCGCCGTGCCGGATGATCTCGATGCGAAGCTGATCCTGACTGACGCGAAGGGACAGCCGGTGGAGAGTATCGATCTGCCGCCGGAGGA harbors:
- a CDS encoding precorrin-2 dehydrogenase/sirohydrochlorin ferrochelatase family protein, whose amino-acid sequence is MTVFPLFENIDRKNFLVAGGGSVAARKVERLLAFTTRITVIAPETDIAGVRVLRRAVEDEDLMRADFVIAATDDRALNRHIAAVCREGRIPVNVADDPELCTFIFPAIVKRGDLTVGISTAGASPAYAWQLRREIESILPDHIGGILERMSRLRRTVPERIPDQKKRAVCYREALALLVRTDNGADDEALEAIIRRCVSGPDRDELKENR
- the cobA gene encoding uroporphyrinogen-III C-methyltransferase; this translates as MKKNWTRPLTIATRGSRLALVQAELVKKALEAVVPEVKILTVTTKGDRDRISALVKIGGDGLFVRGVERELLEGRADLAVHCGKDLPFEISDGLTIAGVPRAADARDMLLMTEETARRGGPSRIGTGSPRRVTELARLYPDAETIGIRGNITTRLERLRDGTCDGLILAKAGVDRLHPDLTGLTARVFDFDEMIPAACQGILALECREEDRELAELLESLSDPETEERFRIERRIFRRLRADCTKPVGIHAGLREGRVELDLYLNGHRTHLTAEHGQEDRLTEAAARALLGHVTLVGAGCGRGLITEQGIRAVRRADVLVYDALMDEALLSETKAGCERIYAGKRAGSHYRSQDEINRLLIDKASGGREVVRLKGGDSFVFGRGGEEIKALHEAGIACSVIPGVTSAVAVPESFGLPVTERGIARSFTVITGHTAAGTEDGADEEDYGALARLRGTLVFLMARGSLGRITSRLIEEGKKPGTPASVLSSGFTASAERIDGTLENIAEKAAEAPTPVILVVGETAGLHLPVEDPEEAGVLASEETEKTGLFSAGVTVAGTPHIVSKMSDALAARGIRAVPGVSLRAVPDPEQVPDTFAEGSWVVFTSANGVDVCFDELRRRGTDLRCFAGVRFAVIGEGTEEALLERGFRADFRPSVFTGKCLGRELAERILKEKDGEVDRPAPVVLLRADRASKTLPAELAASGVSFEDRPVYSLCPVSPDGAVRTWDERTEDKKTVCRTGTAVFLSALGAKAYLMDHGLSAETALYAIGPVTAEKVRSMTGRVPRTPGEYTVEALADLIASDRKN
- a CDS encoding DUF1292 domain-containing protein, coding for MADFEKDDDLEMDDDLGTVTLTLEDDSEVECMILAIYPAGGRDYIALLPMDENGEPEEDSDVLIYRYIDHGEDEDPEIENIEEDDEYETAADAFDEMLDEQEFEEEAGEGEDL